A window from Oncorhynchus mykiss isolate Arlee chromosome 9, USDA_OmykA_1.1, whole genome shotgun sequence encodes these proteins:
- the fam217b gene encoding protein FAM217B gives MGPIMQERTASTALKRVVSKEKIRTKNSENNEPITSSKKANKVKKAGAQLKNALPGQDKDTVSTIQRGIHSKGSRVKSGTTRNTSKLASPQEGGLKSKPHTHSTQRQEKREVQRTSPCCGELDQNHGVLGRSRKALSLPLSPIPGLRQGPMRLHTHTQVPTLESLRQFEQKEVDSDSASDLSDSERLPVLPSPCTPCTPPHLNLRAEVINSSDFPPAFPGPHGATSDNDSVSYNYPDFLPPPFNTWSLRQLAVFLHTEGRGAPRPKPVGPLEKYLERLLQLEWLQIQTVQAEACRPAGGRPRALGFPSATTTNTPRPHTAPPSRLSSPKGLRQCQRAFPLAPHNPPSLAAQQLSCLPVCPHCHIRYPLCNGSCSSYAYQRHSRLSPLLERRARPGVPPKRSSSESRVTSSEGRATGSSGGGQTPGSPSAGRSHVRHMQAVGNIRKPAQEPGTNGKGQASVKKGRARANSEAEVRKESSTAKAGVEKHTHSGSKREANTIKRVEKDCQRTETGSQASKSGVKRTVKEPLSLFKAPLSAKANGKAKNVHFIAK, from the exons ATGGGCCCCATTATGCAGGAACGCACTGCCTCCACGGCATTGAAACGCGTTGTTTCCAAAGAGAAGATACGTACGAAGAATTCTGAAAACAACGAACCGATTACGAg TTCAAAGAAAGCTAACAAGGTGAAGAAGGCAGGAGCTCAACTCAAGAATGCCCTTCCAGGTCAGGATAAGGACACTGTGTCGACAATCCAGAGG GGCATTCATTCAAAGGGAAGCAGAGTCAAATCTGGCACTACTCGAAACACTAGCAAACTGGCAAG CCCTCAAGAAGGAGGCTTGAAgtctaaaccacacacacactccacacagagGCAAGAGAAGCGAGAGGTTCAGCGAACGTCCCCATGTTGCGGTGAGTTAGATCAGAACCATGGGGTACTGGGCCGAAGTCGGaaagctctctctctgcccctctcccctATACCTGGGCTGCGCCAGGGGCCAATGcggcttcacacacacactcaagtccCCACCCTGGAGTCCCTCAGACAGTTTGAGCAGAAGGAAGTCGACTCGGACAGCGCCAGTGACCTGTCAGACTCAGAGAGACTGCCTGTactcccctccccctgtacccCCTGCACCCCACCCCATCTCAACCTCCGCGCTGAAGTGATCAACTCCAGCGACTTCCCCCCAGCCTTCCCAGGACCACACGGGGCCACGAGCGACAACGACAGCGTCAGCTACAACTACCCTGacttcctgcctcctcccttcAATACCTGGAGCCTACGCCAGCTGGCTGTGTTCCTCCACACGGAGGGCCGAGGCGCACCTCGCCCCAAACCTGTGGGGCCCCTGGAGAAGTACCTGGAGAGGCTGCTGCAGTTGGAGTGGCTCCAGATCCAGACTGTGCAGGCGGAGGCCTGCCGACCTGCGGGGGGCCGTCCTAGGGCCCTGGGCTTCCCCTCTGCCACCACCACGAACACACCTCGGCCCCACACGGCGCCACCCAGCCGCCTCAGCTCCCCCAAAGGCCTGCGGCAGTGTCAGCGTGCCTTCCCGCTTGCCCCTCACAACCCCCCCTCGCTGGCAGCACAGCAGCTCTCCTGCCTCCCAGTCTGCCCCCATTGTCACATCCGCTACCCTCTGTGCAACGGGAGCTGCTCCTCCTATGCCTACCAGCGCCACTCGCGCCTCAGTCCCCTGCTGGAGCGCCGAGCCAGGCCCGGGGTTCCCCCGAAGAGGAGCAGCAGTGAGAGCCGGGTCACTTCCTCTGAGGGTAGGGCTACAGGcagcagtggaggaggacagACTCCAGGTAGCCCCTCGGCAGGAAGAAGCCACGTCAGACACATGCAGGCGGTTGGCAACATCCGTAAACCCGCCCAGGAGCCAGGCACTAACGGTAAAGGTCAGGCCAGTGTGAAGAAAGGCCGCGCCAGAGCCAATTCGGAAGCCGAGGTGAGGAAGGAGTCTAGTACGGCTAAGGCGGGtgtggagaaacacacacactctggaagTAAACGAGAGGCTAACACGATCAAGAGGGTCGAGAAAGACTGTCAGAGGACAGAAACAGGAAGTCAGGCATCTAAAAGTGGGGTTAAAAGAACAGTAAAAgagccactctctctcttcaagGCACCGTTGTCTGCCAAAGCGAATGGAAAAGCAAAGAATGTTCACTTTATTGCCAAGTAA
- the ttll9 gene encoding probable tubulin polyglutamylase TTLL9 isoform X1, translating into MSKNKTAGYKGPYGYQKRREGDGRSCVRYKCGLTNTIQDVLRQRPGWMEVKDDGEWDFNWCDVGWLRENFDHSYMEEHVRICHFRNHYELTRKNLMVKNLKRYRKTLEREAGRIEASKCDFFPRTFELPSEYHLFVEEFKRSPGSTWIMKPVARSQGKGIFLFQKLKDIMDWKKDGSRSEEQRDETQVESYVAQRYIENPYLISGRKFDLRVYVLVTSYIPLKAWLYRDGFARFSSTRFSLTSIDDQYVHLTNVAVQKTAPDYDPEKGCKWQMQQLRRYLTARHGTETIEALFKDVDNIFVRSLQSVQKVIINDKHCFELYGYDILLDQDLKPWLIEVNASPSLTASSQEDYEMKCCLLEDTLHIVDMEGRLTGREKRVGGYDLMWNDGPVYREDVNLETLGSACFTANTHLGCVNDRKKQLRQLLKPFPSKKRI; encoded by the exons ATGTCAAAGAATAAG ACTGCTGGATACAAGGGTCCTTATGGTTATCAAAAAAGAAGAGAGGG GGATGGAAGAAGTTGTGTACGTTACAAATGTGGCCTAACAAATACCATTCAGGATGTCTTGCGACAAAGACCAGGCTGGATGGAGGTCAAAGA TGATGGAGAATGGGATTTTAACTGGTGTGATGTTGGGTGGCTGAGGGAGAATTTCGACCACTCCTACATGGAAGAACACGTGAGGATATGCCATTTCCGCAATCATTATGAG CTGACGCGCAAGAACCTAATGGTGAAAAACCTGAAGAGGTACCGCAAAACCCTTGAGAGGGAAGCTGGCCGCATTGAAGCGTCCAAATGTGACTTTTTCCCCCGGACCTTTGAACTACCCAGTGAATACCACCTCTTTGTGGAAGAGTTCAAACGGAGCCCGGGCAGCACCTGGATCATGAAACCA GTTGCAAGATCTCAGGGGAAGGGCATTTTCCtatttcaaaaactgaaagacATCATggactggaaaaag GATGGGAGTCGCtcagaggagcagagagatgagaCTCAAGTGGAGAGCTACGTTGCACAGCGCTACATAGAAAATCCCTATCTTATCAGTG GGAGAAAATTTGACTTGAGGGTTTATGTATTGGTTACATCA TATATCCCACTGAAGGCATGGTTATATCGAGATGGTTTTGCCCGATTCTCCAGCACCCGATTCTCTCTCACCAGCATTGATGACCAGT ATGTCCATCTCACCAATGTGGCAGTGCAAAAAACAGCACCAGATTATGATCCTGAAAAG GGCTGTAAGTGGCAGATGCAGCAGCTTCGGCGATACCTGACTGCGAGGCATGGCACAGAGACCATAGAGGCTCTGTTTAAGGACGTTGACAACATATTTGTCCGTAGCCTGCAGAGTGTGCAGAAAGTAATCATCAACGACAAACACTGCTTTGAGCTCTATGGCTATGACATCCTACTGGATCAGGACCTCAAACC GTGGCTGATAGAGGTGaacgcctctccctctctcaccgccAGCAGCCAAGAGGACTACGAGATGAAGTGTTGTCTGCTGGAGGATACCTTACACATTGTGGATATGGAGGGCAG ATTGACTggcagagagaagagggttggtggCTATGACCTTATGTGGAACGATGGACCCGTCTACAGAGAAGATGTCAACCTAGAGACACTGGGCAGTGCCTGTTTCACTGCAAACACACACCTCG GCTGTGTAAACGACAGAAAGAAGCAACTCCGTCAGCTTCTAAAACCATTTCCAAGCAAGAAGAGGATATGA
- the ttll9 gene encoding probable tubulin polyglutamylase TTLL9 isoform X2, with amino-acid sequence MSKNKTAGYKGPYGYQKRREGDGRSCVRYKCGLTNTIQDVLRQRPGWMEVKDDGEWDFNWCDVGWLRENFDHSYMEEHLTRKNLMVKNLKRYRKTLEREAGRIEASKCDFFPRTFELPSEYHLFVEEFKRSPGSTWIMKPVARSQGKGIFLFQKLKDIMDWKKDGSRSEEQRDETQVESYVAQRYIENPYLISGRKFDLRVYVLVTSYIPLKAWLYRDGFARFSSTRFSLTSIDDQYVHLTNVAVQKTAPDYDPEKGCKWQMQQLRRYLTARHGTETIEALFKDVDNIFVRSLQSVQKVIINDKHCFELYGYDILLDQDLKPWLIEVNASPSLTASSQEDYEMKCCLLEDTLHIVDMEGRLTGREKRVGGYDLMWNDGPVYREDVNLETLGSACFTANTHLGCVNDRKKQLRQLLKPFPSKKRI; translated from the exons ATGTCAAAGAATAAG ACTGCTGGATACAAGGGTCCTTATGGTTATCAAAAAAGAAGAGAGGG GGATGGAAGAAGTTGTGTACGTTACAAATGTGGCCTAACAAATACCATTCAGGATGTCTTGCGACAAAGACCAGGCTGGATGGAGGTCAAAGA TGATGGAGAATGGGATTTTAACTGGTGTGATGTTGGGTGGCTGAGGGAGAATTTCGACCACTCCTACATGGAAGAACAC CTGACGCGCAAGAACCTAATGGTGAAAAACCTGAAGAGGTACCGCAAAACCCTTGAGAGGGAAGCTGGCCGCATTGAAGCGTCCAAATGTGACTTTTTCCCCCGGACCTTTGAACTACCCAGTGAATACCACCTCTTTGTGGAAGAGTTCAAACGGAGCCCGGGCAGCACCTGGATCATGAAACCA GTTGCAAGATCTCAGGGGAAGGGCATTTTCCtatttcaaaaactgaaagacATCATggactggaaaaag GATGGGAGTCGCtcagaggagcagagagatgagaCTCAAGTGGAGAGCTACGTTGCACAGCGCTACATAGAAAATCCCTATCTTATCAGTG GGAGAAAATTTGACTTGAGGGTTTATGTATTGGTTACATCA TATATCCCACTGAAGGCATGGTTATATCGAGATGGTTTTGCCCGATTCTCCAGCACCCGATTCTCTCTCACCAGCATTGATGACCAGT ATGTCCATCTCACCAATGTGGCAGTGCAAAAAACAGCACCAGATTATGATCCTGAAAAG GGCTGTAAGTGGCAGATGCAGCAGCTTCGGCGATACCTGACTGCGAGGCATGGCACAGAGACCATAGAGGCTCTGTTTAAGGACGTTGACAACATATTTGTCCGTAGCCTGCAGAGTGTGCAGAAAGTAATCATCAACGACAAACACTGCTTTGAGCTCTATGGCTATGACATCCTACTGGATCAGGACCTCAAACC GTGGCTGATAGAGGTGaacgcctctccctctctcaccgccAGCAGCCAAGAGGACTACGAGATGAAGTGTTGTCTGCTGGAGGATACCTTACACATTGTGGATATGGAGGGCAG ATTGACTggcagagagaagagggttggtggCTATGACCTTATGTGGAACGATGGACCCGTCTACAGAGAAGATGTCAACCTAGAGACACTGGGCAGTGCCTGTTTCACTGCAAACACACACCTCG GCTGTGTAAACGACAGAAAGAAGCAACTCCGTCAGCTTCTAAAACCATTTCCAAGCAAGAAGAGGATATGA
- the ttll9 gene encoding probable tubulin polyglutamylase TTLL9 isoform X3: MEVKDDGEWDFNWCDVGWLRENFDHSYMEEHVRICHFRNHYELTRKNLMVKNLKRYRKTLEREAGRIEASKCDFFPRTFELPSEYHLFVEEFKRSPGSTWIMKPVARSQGKGIFLFQKLKDIMDWKKDGSRSEEQRDETQVESYVAQRYIENPYLISGRKFDLRVYVLVTSYIPLKAWLYRDGFARFSSTRFSLTSIDDQYVHLTNVAVQKTAPDYDPEKGCKWQMQQLRRYLTARHGTETIEALFKDVDNIFVRSLQSVQKVIINDKHCFELYGYDILLDQDLKPWLIEVNASPSLTASSQEDYEMKCCLLEDTLHIVDMEGRLTGREKRVGGYDLMWNDGPVYREDVNLETLGSACFTANTHLGCVNDRKKQLRQLLKPFPSKKRI; this comes from the exons ATGGAGGTCAAAGA TGATGGAGAATGGGATTTTAACTGGTGTGATGTTGGGTGGCTGAGGGAGAATTTCGACCACTCCTACATGGAAGAACACGTGAGGATATGCCATTTCCGCAATCATTATGAG CTGACGCGCAAGAACCTAATGGTGAAAAACCTGAAGAGGTACCGCAAAACCCTTGAGAGGGAAGCTGGCCGCATTGAAGCGTCCAAATGTGACTTTTTCCCCCGGACCTTTGAACTACCCAGTGAATACCACCTCTTTGTGGAAGAGTTCAAACGGAGCCCGGGCAGCACCTGGATCATGAAACCA GTTGCAAGATCTCAGGGGAAGGGCATTTTCCtatttcaaaaactgaaagacATCATggactggaaaaag GATGGGAGTCGCtcagaggagcagagagatgagaCTCAAGTGGAGAGCTACGTTGCACAGCGCTACATAGAAAATCCCTATCTTATCAGTG GGAGAAAATTTGACTTGAGGGTTTATGTATTGGTTACATCA TATATCCCACTGAAGGCATGGTTATATCGAGATGGTTTTGCCCGATTCTCCAGCACCCGATTCTCTCTCACCAGCATTGATGACCAGT ATGTCCATCTCACCAATGTGGCAGTGCAAAAAACAGCACCAGATTATGATCCTGAAAAG GGCTGTAAGTGGCAGATGCAGCAGCTTCGGCGATACCTGACTGCGAGGCATGGCACAGAGACCATAGAGGCTCTGTTTAAGGACGTTGACAACATATTTGTCCGTAGCCTGCAGAGTGTGCAGAAAGTAATCATCAACGACAAACACTGCTTTGAGCTCTATGGCTATGACATCCTACTGGATCAGGACCTCAAACC GTGGCTGATAGAGGTGaacgcctctccctctctcaccgccAGCAGCCAAGAGGACTACGAGATGAAGTGTTGTCTGCTGGAGGATACCTTACACATTGTGGATATGGAGGGCAG ATTGACTggcagagagaagagggttggtggCTATGACCTTATGTGGAACGATGGACCCGTCTACAGAGAAGATGTCAACCTAGAGACACTGGGCAGTGCCTGTTTCACTGCAAACACACACCTCG GCTGTGTAAACGACAGAAAGAAGCAACTCCGTCAGCTTCTAAAACCATTTCCAAGCAAGAAGAGGATATGA